The sequence ATATCCAAGGAAATGGCTGACTCCATCGCCGGCAGCCTGGCGCAGAAGGGCGAGGAGACCACCGCACTCGGCCGCGAGGCGGTCGACGAAGCCGTCGAGAAGGCCAAGGAGGAAACCCGCTCCCTGCGCGGGCGTTTTGACGACACCCTGCGGCGGAATTTCCGCGAGCTCGGCCTGGCCCGGGATGAGGACGTCGATGAGCTGAAGCTCAAGGTCGCCCAGCTGGAGCACCGCATTTCCCTGCTTGAGGCCCGGTCGGAAGCTCCAGCCGCTGAACCAGAGAAAGAAGAGTAGGCGCCATGCGACTCGCCAGCAGCGTCCGCAACGCCGACCGTGTGCGTGACATCACCGAAGCCGCCGTCAAGCATGGCTTCGGATATTTCCTCGAGCGCCACCGGCTGCGCAACCTTCTGCCGAAGGGCTGGCGCGGCATCCCCAAACCTGTTGGGACGCGCGGGGGGCACATGCGCCGCCTGCTGGAGGAGCTGGGGCCGACCTTTGTGAAATTCGGTCAGCTGCTGAGCACGCGGCCCGACGCCATTCCCGAGGACATCATCGACGAGCTGCGCAGGCTGCAGGACGATGTGCCGCCCTTCCCGCTGGAGATCGTCGAGGAGACGATCGAATCCGAACTCGGCCTTACCATCGAGCGGCTGTTCCTCGAATTCGATGAAACACCCATCGCCGCCGCCTCGATCGGGCAGGTGCACCGCGCCGTGCTGCCAAACGGCGACCGGGTCGTGGTCAAGGTGCAGCGGCCCGAGGCCGAGGCCCAGGTCCGCGCCGACATCGATCTGCTCTACCAGCTGGCGCACCTGCTGCGCGATCACAGCCCCTTCGAGCTCTTCTTCGATCCGGTCGGCATCGTCGACCAGTTCTCCCGCGGCATCCGCAACGAGCTCGACTATCACGTCGAGGCCAGAAACGCAGAGCGCTTCCAGGAAAATTTTTACGGCGACGAGACCGTGCGGGTCCCCAAGGTCTACTGGCAGTACTCGACCTCGCGGGTCTTGACCCTGGAGTATCTGGATGGCATCCAGCTGGTCGACGTCGACCGGGCGGTCATGGATCTGGGCGAGCGCCGGGCGCTGGCGACCACCATTGCCCAGTGCTGGCTGAAGCAGGTCTACATCGACGGCTTCTTCCACGGCGATCCCCACCCCGCCAACATCATGGTCTTCGACGACGGCACCATCGGCCTGGTCGATTTCGGCATCGCCGGCCGCCTGAGCGGCGAGGACCGGCAGAACATAATCAGCCTCTTCCTCGATATCATGAACGAACGGATCGAGAGCATACCCAAGCGGCTCTCTTCGCTGGGCGTCGATTTCCCGCGTTCAAAGGAAGCCGACTTCGTCACCGAGACCCGCGACATGTTCACCAAGTATTACGGCGCCAGCCTCGATGAGGTCGACCCGGTCATGGTCATGCGCGACGTCTTCGGCGCCATCTACCGGCTGCAGCTGAAGCTGCCTTCGCAGTACCTGCTGCTGGAGCGGGTCGCGGCGACGCTCGAGGGCATCGGCAAGGAGCTCTATCCCGGCTTCAACGTGTTTGAATTCGCCCGGCCCTACACGCGCGAATTCCTGAAGCGGCGCAATTCTCCCGAGAACCTGCTGGCGCGCGGCAGCCGCGAGGTCCAGGGTTATGTCAGCCTGCTGCGGGACTATCCCCAGCAGATCCACGACGCCCTGGGGCAGATCACCGGCGGCGAGCTGCGGGTCAACTTCGTTCACCGCAATCTCGAGGACCCCATACGCCGCTTCACCGCCGTGGCCAACCGCCTGACCATAGCCATCATGCTGGCGTCGATCATTCTGGGTTCCTCGGTCATCGGCCTCTTCGCCCAGGGAGGGCCGACCCTGATGGGGGTCTCGGTTTTCGCCCTCTTCGGCTTCCTTACGGCAGGATTCTTCGGGGTCTGGCTGATCGTGGGCATCCTGCGCTCGGGAAGGCTCTAGAGCCGAGCCGTGCGCATCTTCAGCGGAATCGGCGTAACCTTGGCTTAACCTTGCGGGCGTAACCTGTGCTTAACCTTGCGGGCGTAACCTTCCTGAGCCAATCGCGCTAAAATATCTACATGTAGGACTTTTTAGGGAAGCTCGCGCCCGCCTCTTTCTGGAAGCTCGTCGCCGCTGCCGCTAGCCAATCTTCCACTGTGAAACTTCACACCAAGCTATATCTCTTTTTTGCCGGGATCGTTTTGTTTCCGTTACTTGTGGTAACGGTGGCCGCGAGCCTGGTCCTCGGGCGCTCCGCCACGGAAACCTACCAGGGCCGCCTTCAGAGCGGCATCGTGGCCGCTTCGGCCATCATCTCAGCCCAGGCGCAGGCGCTCTCGGGCGATTCCCAGGCTGCCCTGCAGGCCAGCGACCCGGCGGCGCTGCTCTCAGGCGGCGACGCCGCCCGGACCGCCATCCTGGGTTCCCTGGCCTCGCGGGCCAAAGCGTCGGGCGCAACACTTCAGGACGGCACGGGCAAGACCGTCGCCGCTACGGGGACCGGCGCGACGGGTGCTGCCGCTGGCGCATCCGCCAACGGTCCTGCCGGCACTGCACCACAAATAATATCCACCATCAACTTAGCCAAAGCTGACGGCTCCATCTGGCGCCTGACCCTGTACCA comes from Actinomycetota bacterium and encodes:
- a CDS encoding AarF/ABC1/UbiB kinase family protein, yielding MRLASSVRNADRVRDITEAAVKHGFGYFLERHRLRNLLPKGWRGIPKPVGTRGGHMRRLLEELGPTFVKFGQLLSTRPDAIPEDIIDELRRLQDDVPPFPLEIVEETIESELGLTIERLFLEFDETPIAAASIGQVHRAVLPNGDRVVVKVQRPEAEAQVRADIDLLYQLAHLLRDHSPFELFFDPVGIVDQFSRGIRNELDYHVEARNAERFQENFYGDETVRVPKVYWQYSTSRVLTLEYLDGIQLVDVDRAVMDLGERRALATTIAQCWLKQVYIDGFFHGDPHPANIMVFDDGTIGLVDFGIAGRLSGEDRQNIISLFLDIMNERIESIPKRLSSLGVDFPRSKEADFVTETRDMFTKYYGASLDEVDPVMVMRDVFGAIYRLQLKLPSQYLLLERVAATLEGIGKELYPGFNVFEFARPYTREFLKRRNSPENLLARGSREVQGYVSLLRDYPQQIHDALGQITGGELRVNFVHRNLEDPIRRFTAVANRLTIAIMLASIILGSSVIGLFAQGGPTLMGVSVFALFGFLTAGFFGVWLIVGILRSGRL